The following are from one region of the Natranaerobius trueperi genome:
- the cas7i gene encoding type I-B CRISPR-associated protein Cas7/Cst2/DevR encodes MKSLSLIWLSKSDLSNLNSGEGGGNLTELKLYDNKTKPYVSGQSMRRALFDTVAREYEDVFKCTPELPCTDIENCWGCDLRGFLATEENVGGSKRWSPLKVSPALGQLKKELVTDLLTRHSDIEKEGMKSKDQRMAYVQMVDNLYKMSLVIDTANIGRVVEPEITGNKSDKKFAGWNETVNISGDDKKERVNATLDAVFNLSGFAKQARSMSDLSPDILFLSIKETYNQRGQQIFDLDENGKLNIDKVETILKEHQLLGNEIILGLTPGILDEDNEKELTDLFDSYGVQVVSVLEAINWAKEKVSKAEL; translated from the coding sequence GTGAAGTCATTATCACTTATTTGGTTGTCTAAGTCGGATTTAAGTAATTTGAACTCTGGTGAAGGAGGTGGCAACCTCACTGAACTGAAATTATATGACAACAAAACTAAACCTTACGTATCTGGACAATCTATGCGTAGGGCTTTGTTTGATACTGTAGCTAGAGAGTATGAAGATGTATTTAAATGTACTCCAGAGCTACCATGTACAGATATTGAAAATTGCTGGGGTTGTGATTTACGTGGTTTTTTAGCAACTGAAGAAAATGTAGGTGGGAGTAAAAGGTGGTCACCCCTAAAAGTCTCTCCTGCATTAGGTCAACTAAAAAAAGAGCTAGTAACTGATTTATTAACAAGACATTCCGATATAGAAAAAGAAGGAATGAAGAGTAAAGATCAAAGAATGGCATATGTTCAAATGGTTGATAACTTGTATAAAATGAGTTTAGTAATAGATACAGCGAATATAGGCCGAGTAGTAGAGCCTGAAATAACTGGAAATAAGAGTGACAAAAAATTTGCTGGTTGGAATGAAACAGTTAATATTTCTGGTGATGATAAGAAAGAGAGGGTGAATGCAACATTAGATGCTGTCTTTAATTTAAGTGGTTTTGCTAAACAAGCTAGGTCAATGTCTGATCTTTCGCCAGATATATTATTTTTATCTATAAAAGAAACATATAATCAACGAGGACAACAAATTTTTGATTTAGATGAAAATGGTAAATTAAATATTGATAAAGTAGAGACGATCTTAAAAGAGCACCAACTATTAGGTAATGAGATAATTCTAGGTTTAACTCCTGGTATATTGGATGAAGATAATGAAAAGGAACTCACAGATTTATTTGATTCTTATGGGGTTCAAGTTGTATCTGTGTTAGAAGCAATTAATTGGGCTAAAGAAAAAGTTTCTAAAGCGGAGCTCTAG
- the cas5 gene encoding CRISPR-associated protein Cas5, translating to METKILKADIIVPSWCSFRMPQSINVLLTYPVPPNTTLYGMIANALGLFQDDYSLRDEINFGLRVVEPGQLIEDYAQLQKRNPSKNSFTSMVTKQKLLKPQFRMFIKGEISLLQEIQSALENPARILYLGESDDLVELANIGICNGINSKQNEIDSIVPFDATTSGDISQNQDIDIVKLPNSFNIKSKTQVEVEYKMYFIAKKLIFENPISCLHLETDEKVVIED from the coding sequence ATGGAAACTAAAATTCTTAAAGCAGATATAATTGTACCTAGTTGGTGCTCATTTAGAATGCCGCAATCAATTAATGTGCTTCTCACTTATCCCGTACCTCCTAATACTACCTTATATGGAATGATAGCAAATGCCCTAGGACTTTTTCAAGACGATTATTCTTTAAGGGATGAAATTAATTTTGGTTTAAGAGTAGTGGAACCTGGTCAGTTAATTGAAGATTATGCTCAACTTCAAAAGAGAAACCCTTCTAAAAATTCCTTTACATCTATGGTTACTAAACAGAAACTTCTTAAACCACAGTTTAGAATGTTTATTAAAGGTGAAATTAGTTTATTACAAGAAATACAATCAGCTCTTGAAAACCCTGCGAGAATATTATATTTGGGGGAATCTGATGATTTAGTTGAATTAGCTAATATAGGGATTTGTAATGGTATAAATTCAAAACAAAATGAAATTGATAGTATAGTTCCTTTTGATGCAACAACTAGTGGTGATATTTCTCAAAACCAAGACATTGATATTGTGAAACTTCCCAACTCTTTTAATATTAAAAGTAAGACTCAGGTGGAAGTTGAGTATAAGATGTATTTTATTGCTAAAAAACTTATCTTTGAAAACCCTATATCATGTCTTCATTTAGAAACAGATGAAAAAGTGGTGATTGAAGATTGA